In the Ruminococcus sp. OA3 genome, one interval contains:
- a CDS encoding Mrp/NBP35 family ATP-binding protein, producing MAKECSSTTCSKESCEGCPSKQQHSFQEKMNEDSRIGRVIGIISGKGGVGKSLVTASIANQLCEQGFKVGILDADITGPSIPKMYGIKGPAKAGDRGIEPIAAENGIKIMSINLLLPNADDPVIWRGPVIANMVKQFWTDVIWGELDFLLVDMPPGTGDVPLTVFQSLPVNGVVVVTSPQDLVKMIVKKAVKMAEMMKVPVLGIVENYSYAVCPDCGKAIPIFGESQVDQVASAYGLPVLGKVPVHPEYAKAADEGKFHTVSNQHIQSILG from the coding sequence ATGGCAAAAGAATGCAGCAGTACAACATGCAGCAAAGAGAGCTGTGAGGGATGTCCCAGCAAACAGCAGCACAGCTTTCAGGAAAAAATGAATGAAGACTCCCGGATTGGACGGGTGATCGGAATCATCAGCGGAAAGGGAGGAGTCGGTAAATCTCTCGTCACGGCGTCAATTGCAAATCAGCTGTGCGAGCAGGGCTTTAAGGTGGGGATTCTGGATGCGGACATCACGGGCCCGTCCATTCCGAAAATGTACGGCATCAAAGGACCTGCAAAAGCCGGTGACCGCGGGATTGAGCCAATAGCAGCGGAAAATGGAATTAAAATTATGTCCATTAACCTTCTGCTCCCCAACGCGGATGACCCTGTGATCTGGAGGGGCCCGGTCATTGCCAATATGGTAAAACAGTTCTGGACAGACGTCATCTGGGGAGAACTGGATTTCCTGCTGGTTGATATGCCTCCGGGAACCGGCGATGTACCGCTCACGGTATTCCAGTCGCTTCCGGTGAATGGCGTGGTTGTCGTTACCTCACCGCAGGATCTGGTGAAGATGATCGTAAAAAAAGCGGTGAAAATGGCGGAGATGATGAAGGTTCCGGTACTTGGCATCGTGGAGAATTACAGTTACGCGGTCTGCCCTGACTGCGGGAAGGCGATACCTATCTTTGGGGAGAGCCAAGTGGATCAGGTTGCGTCGGCGTATGGGCTTCCGGTACTTGGAAAAGTCCCTGTTCATCCCGAATATGCGAAAGCGGCGGACGAAGGAAAATTTCACACAGTCAGTAATCAGCACATACAAAGTATTCTGGGATAA
- a CDS encoding HPr family phosphocarrier protein, with the protein MAECKIKLSAAEEVKEFVAVAGKCDFDIDIFYNRVVVDAKSILGILSMDLTKPLTVQSYGENPEFTRMLKKYAIA; encoded by the coding sequence ATGGCAGAATGTAAGATTAAATTGAGCGCTGCAGAAGAAGTAAAAGAATTTGTAGCCGTTGCGGGCAAATGCGATTTTGACATTGACATTTTTTATAATCGTGTTGTTGTCGATGCGAAATCAATTCTTGGGATTCTGAGCATGGATTTGACGAAGCCATTGACAGTACAGAGCTATGGCGAAAATCCGGAATTTACACGTATGCTGAAAAAGTATGCGATAGCCTGA
- a CDS encoding ATP-dependent DNA helicase, translated as MKKEVVKISVRGLVEFILRSGDLDSRTGAAPDKEAMQLGSKIHRKIQKSMGAEYQAEVPLRFEKEYDTFLFVLEGRADGIVDKKGEVLIDEIKGTFRNLEDLKGPDPLHTAQAMCYAWMYMQNHPCDSITVQITYCNMEDEDIRYFHEKYTQAELKRWFGELLEDYYPWAEFCVSWKKCRNESMQGLEFPFSYREGQREIVSSVYRTILRKKELFIQAPTGVGKTMSAVFPAVRAMGEGHGDKIFYLTARTIARTVAEEAFGILKDHGLAFKVITLTAKEKLCACEEMECSPEHCERARGHFDRVNDAVYEILTGESAFDRETLLRHSEKWKVCPYEMSLDLAIWTDAVICDYNYVFDPRAHLRRFFSEGVKGEYLFLIDEAHNLVERGREMFSAVLCKEDFLSIRKKVAPYNKKLERYLGRSNRQLLELKRECESYQVLDGPGALGISLMNLQGELETFLEELAEGELRKDVLEFYFQVRTFLNICDLLDENYVTYAYHDGDGKFYLRLFCVNPAQNLQQCLSRGRCTVFFSATLLPITYYRKLLGSREGDDYAIYVDSPFPRKNRALLIGRDVSSRYRRRGYEEYSRISSYIHEIISGKKGNYMIFFPSYRMLSDVYEVYREQYADEEGGTTRYLVQYTSMNEAEREAFLEAFALDGEHTTVGFCVMGGIFAEGIDLSGERLIGAVLIGTGLPQIGIEREILMNYYDQAGENGFDYAYRFPGMNKVLQAAGRVIRTDQDRGVIALLDERFLTADYRKLFPREWLDYRGCSLTQVENLVREFWEGTS; from the coding sequence ATGAAAAAAGAAGTGGTCAAAATTTCCGTGCGCGGTCTGGTAGAGTTTATACTGCGCAGCGGAGATCTGGACAGCAGGACCGGGGCAGCACCGGATAAAGAGGCAATGCAGCTGGGAAGCAAGATACACCGGAAGATACAAAAGAGTATGGGGGCGGAGTATCAGGCTGAAGTACCGCTGCGTTTTGAAAAGGAATATGATACATTTCTGTTTGTGCTCGAAGGGCGCGCAGATGGGATCGTTGATAAAAAGGGAGAGGTTCTGATTGACGAGATCAAGGGGACATTTCGTAACCTGGAAGATCTAAAAGGGCCGGATCCGCTTCACACGGCGCAGGCGATGTGCTATGCATGGATGTACATGCAAAATCACCCCTGCGACAGTATTACGGTACAGATCACCTACTGTAATATGGAGGACGAGGATATCCGCTATTTTCATGAGAAGTATACGCAGGCGGAACTAAAGCGATGGTTTGGGGAGCTGCTGGAGGACTATTATCCGTGGGCTGAGTTTTGTGTGAGCTGGAAGAAGTGCCGGAATGAATCGATGCAGGGCCTGGAATTCCCCTTTTCTTACCGTGAAGGCCAGCGGGAGATCGTAAGCAGTGTATATCGGACCATATTGCGGAAAAAAGAGTTGTTTATACAGGCGCCTACAGGGGTAGGAAAAACGATGTCAGCTGTTTTTCCTGCTGTCCGCGCGATGGGGGAAGGACATGGAGATAAAATTTTTTATCTTACGGCACGTACGATCGCAAGGACTGTTGCGGAGGAGGCCTTTGGCATTCTGAAAGATCATGGACTCGCATTTAAGGTCATTACACTGACGGCCAAGGAGAAGCTGTGCGCCTGTGAAGAGATGGAGTGCAGCCCGGAACACTGTGAGCGTGCCAGGGGACACTTTGACCGCGTCAATGATGCAGTGTACGAAATATTGACCGGTGAGAGTGCATTTGACAGGGAGACACTGCTCAGACACAGCGAAAAATGGAAGGTATGTCCATATGAGATGAGTCTGGATCTGGCAATCTGGACGGACGCGGTAATCTGTGACTACAACTATGTATTTGATCCCAGGGCTCATCTGCGCCGTTTTTTTTCTGAGGGAGTAAAGGGGGAGTATCTGTTTCTGATCGATGAAGCACATAATCTGGTGGAGCGGGGGAGGGAGATGTTCAGTGCTGTTTTGTGCAAGGAAGATTTTCTGTCGATACGGAAAAAGGTTGCCCCGTATAATAAAAAGCTGGAACGGTACCTGGGCAGGAGCAACCGCCAGCTGCTGGAACTGAAGCGGGAATGTGAATCATACCAGGTGCTGGACGGACCGGGAGCTCTTGGGATTTCGCTGATGAATCTCCAGGGAGAGCTGGAGACATTTCTGGAAGAACTGGCGGAGGGAGAGCTTAGAAAAGACGTTCTGGAGTTCTATTTTCAGGTTCGGACCTTTCTGAATATCTGTGATCTGCTCGATGAAAATTATGTGACGTATGCGTACCACGATGGGGATGGAAAATTTTACCTTCGGTTGTTCTGCGTCAATCCTGCTCAGAACCTGCAGCAATGCCTGAGCAGGGGACGCTGTACCGTGTTCTTTTCGGCCACGCTGCTTCCCATCACGTATTACAGGAAGCTGCTCGGAAGCAGGGAAGGTGATGATTATGCGATTTATGTGGATTCACCTTTTCCGCGCAAAAACAGGGCGCTGCTGATCGGCAGAGATGTGAGCAGCAGATACAGACGGAGGGGATATGAGGAGTACAGCAGAATATCTTCGTATATTCATGAGATCATTTCGGGGAAAAAGGGGAATTACATGATCTTCTTTCCATCTTACCGGATGCTGAGTGATGTCTATGAAGTGTACCGTGAACAATATGCAGACGAGGAAGGCGGGACCACCCGCTATCTGGTGCAGTATACGTCCATGAATGAAGCAGAGAGGGAAGCGTTTCTGGAGGCATTTGCACTTGACGGGGAGCATACTACTGTTGGATTCTGTGTGATGGGAGGGATCTTTGCGGAAGGGATCGACCTTTCGGGAGAGCGGCTGATCGGCGCAGTTTTGATAGGTACGGGACTTCCCCAGATCGGAATCGAGAGAGAGATTTTGATGAATTATTATGATCAGGCAGGTGAAAATGGCTTTGACTATGCATATCGTTTTCCCGGAATGAACAAAGTTCTGCAGGCGGCAGGGCGAGTCATACGGACTGATCAGGACAGGGGGGTGATTGCACTCCTGGACGAGCGTTTCCTGACGGCGGACTACCGGAAACTGTTTCCGCGGGAGTGGCTTGATTACAGAGGGTGCTCTCTGACACAGGTGGAGAATCTGGTGCGTGAATTCTGGGAGGGGACTTCTTGA
- a CDS encoding RidA family protein: MKTVSTTKAPAAIGPYSQAIITGDMVFTSGQIPIDPATGEITGANITEQAERVMQNLGEVLKEAGSSYGQAVKTTCFLADMDDFAAFNEVYGKYFTGKPARSCVAVKTLPKNVLCEVEVIAVTNE, from the coding sequence ATGAAAACAGTCAGCACCACAAAAGCTCCGGCAGCGATCGGACCATACTCACAGGCAATTATCACGGGGGATATGGTATTTACTTCAGGGCAGATACCGATCGATCCGGCGACGGGTGAGATAACAGGGGCAAATATCACCGAACAGGCAGAACGGGTGATGCAGAATCTGGGAGAGGTCTTAAAAGAGGCGGGCAGCAGCTATGGACAGGCGGTCAAGACGACTTGTTTTCTGGCAGATATGGATGACTTTGCGGCTTTTAATGAAGTGTATGGAAAGTATTTTACCGGGAAACCGGCACGTTCCTGTGTGGCGGTGAAAACGCTTCCCAAAAATGTACTTTGTGAAGTTGAAGTTATCGCAGTCACCAACGAATGA
- a CDS encoding phosphoribosylformylglycinamidine synthase, with amino-acid sequence MGSVRRVYVEKKPDFAVQAKELRHEIGSYLNIPGVTGVRVLIRYDVEDISDDIFEKACRSVFSEPPVDVLYREEFTVADGARVFSVEYLPGQFDQRADSAVQCVQFLKEDEKPIIRSATTYVIEGDISDEEFEAVKNHCINPVDSRETDMVKPETLVTVFDEPEDVKIFDGFLGMGEDALKDLYDSLNLAMTFKDFLHIHNYYTKEEKRDPSMTEIRVLDTYWSDHCRHTTFSTELKKVDFKDGDYKEPIVATYEQYLADRAVIFKDRNDKFVCLMDLALMAMRKLKAEGKLQDQEESEEINACSIIVPVDVDGVEEEWLINFKNETHNHPTEIEPFGGAATCLGGAIRDPLSGRTYVYQAMRVTGAADPTVPVQETMKGKLPQKKLVRSAAHGYSSYGNQIGLATGYVKEIYHPNYAAKRMEIGAVMGAAPRRAVIRETSDPGDIIILLGGRTGRDGCGGATGSSKVHTEESIETCGAEVQKGNAPTERKIQRMFRREEVSRLIKKCNDFGAGGVSVAIGELADGLRVNLDKVPKKYAGLDGTEIAISESQERMAVVVDPKDVEEFLKYAKEENLEAVEVAVVTENPRLVLCWRGKEIVNISRAFLDTNGAHQETEVLVDIPNRDGNVMVRGEVSDVKAKWLDTLKDLNTCSQKGLVEMFDGSIGAASVFMPYGGKYQLTETQTMVAKVPVANGSTNTVTMMSYGFDPYISSWSPYHGAIYAVTESIARIAASGGDYKKIRFTFQEYFRRMTEEPSRWSQPFAALLGAYSAQLGFGLPSIGGKDSMSGTFNDMDVPPTLVSFAVDIAKEQDIITPELKKAGNRLVWLALPKDGYDMPVYAEAMAMYERLHEDIQAGRIVSAYALDRHGIAAAVSKMAFGNKLGVKIEHNLDARDFFAPGFGDVVCEVADGKVGELVSTYTVIGEVTDDAAFSYGSVNIGMDEALDAWTGTLESVFKTKGTDNVQPVESPLYDKGSVYVCRHKVARPTVFIPVFPGTNCEYDSRKAFERAGADVVTKVFRNLTEEDIRDSVRIFEEAIGQSQIIMFPGGFSAGDEPDGSAKFFATAFSNERIKEAVMKLLDERDGLALGICNGFQALIKLGLVPHGKIVGQTEDSPTLTYNTVGRHISKMVYTKVVTNKSPWLTRAQLGGVYTNPASHGEGRFVASDEWIRKLFANGQVATQYCDLDGNVSMDEEWNVNGSYAAIEGITSPDGRVLGKMAHSERRDDSVAVNIYGEQDIQIFESGVEYFR; translated from the coding sequence ATGGGTAGTGTAAGACGAGTTTACGTAGAAAAGAAACCGGATTTCGCAGTACAGGCAAAGGAATTGAGACACGAGATCGGCAGTTACCTCAACATTCCGGGTGTAACAGGCGTAAGGGTACTGATCCGTTATGATGTGGAGGATATTTCTGACGATATTTTTGAGAAGGCGTGCAGAAGTGTGTTCTCCGAGCCGCCGGTAGATGTTCTTTACCGTGAAGAGTTTACGGTCGCTGACGGTGCACGTGTTTTTTCAGTAGAATATCTGCCTGGGCAGTTTGATCAGCGTGCGGATTCGGCAGTGCAGTGTGTGCAGTTTCTGAAAGAAGATGAAAAACCGATCATCCGGTCTGCGACGACATATGTGATCGAGGGGGACATTTCAGATGAGGAATTTGAGGCTGTTAAAAATCACTGCATCAACCCTGTAGATTCCCGTGAGACTGATATGGTGAAACCGGAAACTCTGGTGACGGTGTTTGACGAGCCTGAAGATGTTAAGATTTTTGACGGATTCCTCGGTATGGGTGAGGACGCACTGAAAGACCTGTACGATTCTTTGAATCTGGCGATGACCTTCAAAGATTTCCTGCATATCCACAATTATTATACAAAGGAAGAAAAACGTGATCCTTCCATGACCGAAATCCGTGTGCTGGACACGTACTGGTCTGATCACTGCCGCCATACGACATTTTCCACGGAACTTAAAAAAGTGGATTTCAAAGACGGTGATTATAAAGAGCCGATCGTCGCCACATATGAGCAGTATCTGGCGGATCGTGCGGTTATCTTTAAAGACCGCAATGACAAATTTGTCTGCCTGATGGATCTGGCGCTGATGGCGATGCGTAAACTGAAAGCAGAAGGAAAACTTCAGGACCAGGAAGAATCAGAAGAGATCAATGCCTGCAGTATCATAGTGCCGGTCGACGTGGACGGCGTGGAAGAGGAGTGGCTGATCAATTTCAAAAATGAAACACACAACCATCCGACTGAGATTGAGCCGTTCGGTGGAGCCGCCACATGCCTCGGCGGCGCGATCCGCGACCCGCTCTCGGGACGTACGTATGTATATCAGGCAATGCGTGTGACGGGCGCTGCAGACCCGACGGTTCCGGTACAGGAGACGATGAAGGGTAAACTGCCGCAGAAAAAACTGGTCCGTTCCGCCGCACACGGGTACAGTTCCTACGGTAACCAGATCGGTCTGGCAACCGGTTACGTGAAAGAAATCTATCATCCGAATTACGCTGCAAAACGTATGGAGATCGGTGCCGTCATGGGGGCAGCTCCGAGACGCGCAGTGATCAGGGAGACTTCTGATCCGGGTGATATCATCATCCTGCTCGGCGGGCGTACCGGACGTGACGGCTGCGGCGGAGCTACCGGTTCTTCCAAGGTTCACACGGAGGAATCTATCGAGACATGCGGAGCAGAAGTACAAAAGGGTAACGCTCCGACGGAGCGCAAGATCCAGAGAATGTTCCGCAGGGAAGAGGTCAGCAGGCTGATCAAGAAATGTAACGATTTTGGCGCCGGCGGCGTCTCCGTTGCAATCGGAGAGCTTGCAGACGGACTTAGGGTAAACCTGGATAAGGTACCGAAAAAGTATGCGGGCCTGGACGGTACAGAGATTGCAATCTCCGAGTCTCAGGAGCGTATGGCTGTTGTCGTGGACCCGAAAGATGTCGAAGAGTTTTTGAAATATGCAAAGGAAGAGAATCTGGAGGCTGTTGAGGTCGCAGTTGTAACCGAAAACCCGCGCCTGGTACTCTGCTGGAGAGGCAAAGAGATTGTAAATATCTCAAGAGCCTTTCTCGATACCAACGGTGCACATCAGGAAACAGAAGTACTTGTGGATATCCCGAATCGTGACGGAAATGTAATGGTACGCGGAGAAGTCTCTGATGTGAAGGCGAAGTGGTTGGATACGCTGAAGGATCTGAACACATGCTCTCAAAAGGGACTTGTGGAGATGTTTGACGGCTCCATCGGTGCGGCGAGCGTATTTATGCCGTACGGCGGAAAATATCAGCTGACGGAGACGCAGACGATGGTTGCCAAGGTGCCTGTGGCAAATGGCAGCACAAATACCGTGACGATGATGAGCTACGGGTTCGACCCGTATATCTCCAGCTGGAGCCCGTATCACGGAGCAATTTATGCTGTGACAGAGTCCATTGCACGTATCGCAGCTTCCGGCGGAGATTATAAGAAGATTCGTTTTACATTCCAGGAATATTTCCGCCGTATGACAGAGGAGCCTTCCCGCTGGAGCCAGCCGTTCGCAGCGCTTTTGGGCGCATACAGCGCACAGCTCGGATTTGGTCTGCCGTCCATCGGAGGAAAGGACAGTATGTCCGGAACTTTTAATGATATGGATGTTCCGCCGACGCTTGTATCCTTTGCAGTGGATATCGCGAAGGAGCAGGATATCATCACTCCGGAGCTGAAAAAAGCAGGAAACCGTCTGGTATGGCTTGCCCTGCCGAAAGACGGATATGATATGCCGGTTTATGCGGAGGCGATGGCGATGTATGAGCGGCTCCATGAGGACATTCAGGCTGGCAGGATCGTCTCTGCATACGCGCTGGACCGTCATGGAATTGCCGCTGCAGTCAGCAAAATGGCATTTGGAAATAAACTGGGTGTGAAGATTGAACATAATCTCGATGCGAGAGACTTCTTCGCTCCGGGCTTTGGAGATGTCGTCTGCGAGGTTGCGGATGGAAAAGTCGGTGAGCTGGTATCCACCTATACTGTGATCGGTGAAGTGACGGATGATGCCGCATTCTCATACGGCAGTGTGAACATCGGTATGGATGAGGCGCTGGATGCATGGACAGGCACTCTCGAATCCGTATTTAAGACAAAAGGAACAGACAATGTGCAGCCGGTGGAAAGCCCCCTGTACGACAAAGGGAGCGTATATGTCTGCAGGCATAAAGTTGCACGGCCGACGGTCTTTATTCCGGTATTCCCGGGCACCAACTGCGAATACGACAGCAGGAAGGCATTTGAGCGCGCCGGAGCAGATGTCGTGACGAAGGTCTTCAGGAATCTGACAGAGGAAGATATCCGTGATTCTGTCCGCATCTTCGAGGAGGCGATCGGGCAGTCGCAGATCATCATGTTCCCGGGCGGTTTCTCCGCGGGTGACGAGCCGGATGGCTCTGCCAAATTCTTTGCGACGGCGTTTTCCAATGAAAGGATCAAAGAAGCCGTCATGAAGCTGCTGGATGAGCGGGACGGACTGGCACTTGGAATCTGCAACGGTTTCCAGGCGCTGATCAAACTGGGACTCGTTCCTCACGGCAAAATCGTGGGACAGACAGAAGATTCACCGACACTTACGTACAATACAGTCGGACGCCATATTTCCAAAATGGTATATACGAAGGTGGTTACGAACAAATCCCCATGGCTTACCAGGGCGCAGCTGGGAGGTGTCTATACGAATCCGGCATCTCACGGCGAAGGACGTTTCGTTGCAAGTGACGAATGGATCCGGAAACTGTTTGCTAACGGGCAGGTGGCGACGCAGTACTGTGATCTGGACGGGAATGTGTCCATGGATGAAGAGTGGAATGTCAACGGCTCCTATGCAGCGATCGAAGGTATTACAAGTCCTGACGGACGCGTGCTCGGAAAGATGGCACATTCAGAACGCCGCGATGATTCTGTGGCTGTCAATATTTACGGAGAACAGGATATTCAGATCTTCGAATCCGGTGTGGAATATTTCAGATAA
- a CDS encoding AraC family transcriptional regulator, translating to MKVLSEPGVLPQSERYFSTPSALARQLFFYVTRCGHYYLSEAYDFRDSCEVGRMESHQTYLLDYVQKGAMHIEADGTTFTAEAGQLAITDCRRPHRYYTSGYTERIWIHIDGANMDDFCQQILSFRGRHAFTPFPGSHTERAMTDLVAAVKNSAVHSEADISQQIYSLLCGLLFPPRNQDTEQKDPVVQALAYINGHLFEDLAIPDIAAHVGLSPSHFSRQFRSQTGFSPHEYIVVHRIDEAKALLHDTTLSVKEIAYRTGYHSEVNFIASFTGKVGISPSAFRKIPL from the coding sequence ATGAAAGTTTTAAGTGAGCCGGGGGTCCTGCCCCAGTCAGAACGTTACTTTTCCACTCCTTCTGCTCTCGCACGGCAGCTGTTTTTCTACGTCACCCGCTGCGGGCACTATTACTTAAGTGAAGCCTATGATTTTCGTGATTCCTGTGAAGTTGGCCGCATGGAGAGTCACCAGACTTATCTTCTCGACTATGTCCAGAAAGGCGCCATGCATATTGAGGCCGACGGAACCACCTTCACTGCAGAGGCCGGTCAGCTGGCTATCACAGACTGCCGCAGGCCGCACCGCTACTATACCAGCGGCTATACAGAAAGAATCTGGATCCATATCGACGGTGCCAATATGGATGACTTTTGTCAGCAGATCCTCTCATTCCGCGGACGCCATGCGTTTACTCCGTTTCCGGGCAGCCATACGGAACGCGCCATGACGGACCTGGTGGCTGCAGTCAAGAACAGCGCCGTCCACTCAGAAGCTGACATATCCCAGCAGATCTACAGTCTGCTGTGCGGACTTTTATTTCCCCCGAGGAATCAGGATACAGAACAGAAGGACCCTGTTGTCCAGGCACTTGCTTATATCAACGGACATCTGTTTGAAGATCTCGCAATTCCGGACATTGCCGCGCATGTGGGGCTGAGCCCTTCACACTTTTCCAGGCAGTTCCGCAGTCAGACCGGGTTCTCTCCGCATGAGTATATCGTGGTCCACCGGATCGATGAAGCCAAGGCACTTCTCCACGATACAACTCTCTCTGTTAAAGAAATCGCTTACCGCACAGGGTACCACAGTGAAGTTAATTTCATCGCTTCGTTCACGGGAAAGGTAGGAATTTCCCCTTCCGCATTCCGAAAGATTCCACTGTGA
- a CDS encoding MATE family efflux transporter — MVHEKGFYKTFTVLTLSLALQNLLTYSVNLMDNVMLGAYSETALSGSALCNQFQFLLQMLVMGAAEGVVVLGSQYWGKKDLRPIPHIIGVALRYGVGMAAVMFLAVLCFPTQVLGLLTSDTAVITEGAKYLRIICFTYLIFTATNILTASLRAIGIVKIGYIISASTLCINIALNYCLIYGNFGFPMLGIRGAAIATLVSRCVELLIVIWYLKYKEKQLKLTLKKLVMIDKSYYKDYRRVALPVLMNQAQWGIAQMVQTGILGHMGAAAIAANSIATIVYQIISVIAYGSTSASSVLVGKTIGEGKRDKLRQMVHTMEVLFIGIGIVTGIVIYLVRNPVLMLYNISEEAHNLALQFIVVMSITTVGTSFQLPCDNGIIRGGGDTAFSMKMNLISMWLIIVPFSALAAFVFHWPPVVVFFLLKWDQIYKIIPVTIRLHSWKWVKEVTRSAPEALSGAEEMTA, encoded by the coding sequence ATGGTTCACGAAAAAGGATTTTATAAAACATTTACGGTTCTGACGTTATCGCTGGCGCTGCAGAATCTGCTGACCTACAGCGTAAACCTGATGGACAACGTGATGTTGGGTGCCTACAGCGAGACGGCGCTGTCCGGGTCGGCACTGTGTAATCAATTTCAGTTCCTGCTGCAGATGCTGGTGATGGGGGCGGCAGAAGGCGTTGTGGTGCTGGGCAGCCAGTACTGGGGGAAGAAAGATTTGAGACCGATTCCCCACATTATCGGCGTCGCCCTGAGGTACGGCGTGGGGATGGCCGCGGTGATGTTTCTGGCGGTGCTGTGTTTTCCAACACAGGTACTGGGACTGCTGACGAGTGATACCGCAGTGATCACAGAAGGTGCAAAGTATCTTCGGATCATCTGCTTTACCTATCTGATATTTACCGCGACGAATATCCTGACAGCCTCTCTGCGGGCGATCGGTATCGTAAAGATCGGATATATCATTTCAGCATCGACACTGTGTATCAATATTGCGCTGAATTACTGCCTGATCTATGGTAACTTTGGTTTTCCGATGCTCGGTATACGGGGGGCGGCGATCGCTACACTGGTATCCAGATGTGTGGAACTCCTGATTGTTATCTGGTATCTGAAGTATAAGGAGAAACAGCTGAAGCTGACACTGAAGAAACTGGTGATGATCGATAAATCATATTATAAAGATTACCGCAGAGTAGCGCTTCCGGTGCTTATGAATCAGGCACAGTGGGGAATCGCTCAGATGGTGCAGACGGGTATTCTGGGGCATATGGGAGCCGCGGCGATCGCAGCGAATTCGATCGCGACAATCGTATATCAGATCATTTCTGTCATTGCGTACGGCTCAACGAGTGCATCCAGCGTCCTTGTCGGAAAGACGATCGGTGAGGGAAAACGGGATAAGCTTCGCCAGATGGTACATACAATGGAGGTGCTTTTTATCGGTATCGGAATCGTGACCGGCATCGTGATTTATCTTGTGAGAAATCCGGTATTGATGCTCTATAATATATCTGAGGAGGCACATAACCTGGCGCTGCAGTTCATCGTCGTTATGTCGATCACTACTGTGGGTACTTCCTTCCAGCTGCCGTGCGATAACGGTATCATCAGAGGAGGCGGAGACACTGCGTTCAGTATGAAAATGAATCTGATCAGTATGTGGCTGATCATTGTGCCGTTCTCTGCGCTGGCTGCATTTGTGTTCCACTGGCCGCCGGTCGTCGTATTCTTTCTGCTGAAATGGGATCAGATCTACAAAATTATACCCGTCACGATCCGGCTGCACAGCTGGAAATGGGTAAAAGAGGTAACCCGGAGTGCTCCTGAGGCATTGTCGGGGGCGGAAGAGATGACGGCATAA